From the Flavobacterium galactosidilyticum genome, one window contains:
- a CDS encoding TonB-dependent receptor yields the protein MKFKLLFLTLFITAVSFAQNKGTIAGILTDKDANNQSLPFANVLIKGTNIGTNTDIDGKYTITILPGSYTLQFSFVGYESVEIPVTVAADKTVTINKALGSGSYTLKDVVVKNTASREKETALLLDQKQAVVIKQSIGAQEMARKGVSDVEEGLTKITGITKVDGRGLFIRGLEDRYNNLLINDLQSPSNSPFKKIIPLDLFPTDVVGVLNIYKTFNPNISGDFAGATVNIETPQPKNITKLNIGFGYTTNNNLQEFLLSDDANSTKGTLGIIGNDRALPSIFGSVPSGQKLSPAEYENGFGKKSWDVNNTKSPLNSSIGFLHAQKFNLEKERNISYIMSFNFDNKYSYREGVDRTFNLGQGNYDNNLYNTQYSYQTTFSGLAGLKYKTNRFNLNFNTFLIKATESKIQDQLGYTNSLANQTNNLIRLNQYEESNYWNTQLYGDYKLTEDGKHSLKAGGSYVKTSFQQPDRKFITGVKVSDSQINMSYGGNNLNRQFLDVKGNFYYSSLLEYNLKFGDKEESNKLSIGYNSSLNDMESSYRFFSGRRNLEKNYTADLSTISQNINEDINNGIVYVQEESNGDYKVKLNQFVNAGYFNLFMNLGEKWDLNAGIRGESSTRTIKYREQGDPFGSAYRKKTDDKLDILPSINAKRILNENSNLRVSLAKTITRPVAMELLPINYINADGTSESGNPDLKDSENYNVDFKYELFPNNKEMFAVGVFGKMINDPIERVFKPTANSGGQITTFKNSEQAVIYGAEIEMLFQLSRINESLSNFSLGFNTSLMSTDVKIDLKKQGNELENSTNRKLQGASSWLINSDLKYDFILNKDWKNSMTLVYNVYGDRIFAVGSSGIDHIYEKSFSKLDFVWTNSISKSIELKFGVDNILNPSYKKELGSKSTLNITEDSLILREFKKGVGFSFNIGYTF from the coding sequence ATGAAATTCAAGTTACTATTTTTAACGTTATTTATAACTGCTGTTTCTTTCGCACAGAATAAAGGAACGATAGCCGGAATCTTAACAGACAAAGATGCTAATAATCAGTCATTACCTTTTGCTAACGTTCTTATCAAAGGAACAAATATAGGAACCAATACTGATATTGATGGTAAATATACCATAACAATACTACCTGGAAGTTACACTTTACAATTTAGTTTCGTAGGTTATGAATCTGTAGAGATTCCTGTGACAGTAGCTGCTGATAAAACAGTAACTATTAACAAAGCACTAGGTTCTGGCAGCTATACTCTGAAAGATGTTGTTGTAAAAAACACGGCAAGTAGAGAAAAGGAAACAGCACTTTTACTAGATCAAAAGCAAGCTGTCGTAATTAAACAAAGTATTGGCGCTCAAGAAATGGCCCGAAAAGGAGTTAGTGATGTTGAGGAAGGTTTGACAAAAATTACCGGAATTACTAAAGTTGACGGTAGAGGCTTGTTCATTAGAGGCTTAGAAGACCGATACAATAACTTATTGATAAACGATTTACAATCCCCGTCAAACAGCCCTTTCAAGAAAATTATTCCGTTAGATTTATTTCCTACTGATGTTGTGGGAGTATTAAATATCTACAAAACATTCAATCCTAATATTTCTGGAGATTTTGCAGGAGCAACTGTTAACATTGAAACACCTCAACCAAAAAACATCACTAAACTGAATATTGGTTTTGGATATACAACTAACAATAATCTGCAAGAATTCTTACTTTCTGATGATGCAAATTCTACTAAGGGAACTTTAGGAATAATTGGCAACGACAGAGCACTTCCTAGTATTTTTGGATCAGTTCCAAGCGGACAAAAACTTTCTCCTGCTGAGTATGAAAATGGATTTGGTAAAAAATCTTGGGATGTTAACAATACAAAAAGCCCTTTAAATTCTAGCATTGGATTTTTACATGCTCAAAAATTCAATCTTGAAAAAGAAAGAAACATTAGCTACATCATGTCTTTCAATTTTGACAATAAATATTCTTACAGAGAAGGTGTAGATAGAACTTTTAATCTTGGACAAGGGAACTACGACAATAATTTATACAATACGCAATACAGCTACCAAACTACTTTTTCTGGTTTAGCAGGTTTAAAATACAAGACAAACCGTTTTAATTTAAACTTTAATACGTTCTTGATTAAAGCGACTGAAAGCAAAATTCAAGATCAGTTAGGATACACAAACAGTTTAGCAAATCAGACAAATAATCTTATCAGATTAAACCAATACGAAGAATCTAACTATTGGAACACACAATTGTACGGAGATTATAAATTAACAGAAGACGGAAAACACAGTTTAAAAGCTGGAGGTTCTTATGTAAAAACTTCTTTTCAACAACCGGATAGAAAATTTATCACTGGTGTAAAAGTAAGTGATAGCCAAATAAACATGTCTTATGGTGGTAATAATTTGAACCGTCAATTCCTTGATGTAAAAGGAAACTTCTATTACTCTTCACTTTTAGAATATAATTTAAAATTTGGAGACAAGGAAGAGTCTAACAAATTATCAATTGGATACAACAGTTCGTTGAATGACATGGAATCTTCTTACCGTTTCTTTTCTGGAAGAAGAAATTTAGAGAAAAACTACACTGCCGATTTAAGCACAATTAGCCAAAACATCAACGAAGACATCAATAACGGAATTGTTTACGTTCAAGAAGAGTCTAACGGAGATTATAAAGTAAAACTAAATCAGTTTGTTAATGCCGGATACTTCAATTTGTTTATGAATCTTGGAGAAAAATGGGATTTGAATGCTGGGATTAGAGGCGAAAGTTCAACTCGTACTATAAAATACAGAGAACAAGGGGATCCTTTTGGAAGTGCTTACCGCAAAAAGACAGATGACAAGCTTGACATTTTACCGTCTATAAACGCGAAACGAATTTTGAATGAAAATAGTAATTTGAGAGTGTCATTGGCAAAAACAATAACTCGTCCAGTTGCCATGGAGTTGTTACCAATAAATTACATCAATGCCGATGGAACTTCAGAAAGTGGAAACCCGGATTTAAAAGACAGTGAAAACTATAATGTAGATTTCAAATATGAATTGTTTCCTAACAACAAAGAAATGTTTGCTGTAGGTGTATTTGGAAAAATGATTAATGATCCAATTGAAAGAGTTTTCAAACCAACTGCAAATAGTGGTGGTCAAATCACAACTTTCAAAAACTCAGAGCAAGCGGTTATTTATGGTGCCGAAATAGAAATGCTTTTCCAATTGAGCAGAATAAACGAATCTCTTTCTAATTTCTCTTTAGGTTTCAATACATCATTAATGAGTACTGATGTTAAAATTGACCTTAAAAAACAAGGGAATGAACTAGAAAACAGTACAAACCGTAAACTGCAAGGTGCTTCAAGCTGGTTAATCAATTCTGATTTAAAGTATGATTTCATCCTTAATAAAGATTGGAAAAACTCAATGACATTGGTTTACAACGTTTATGGAGATCGTATTTTTGCTGTAGGTTCATCAGGAATTGATCACATCTACGAAAAATCATTTAGTAAATTAGATTTTGTTTGGACGAACTCAATTTCAAAAAGTATCGAACTTAAATTTGGTGTGGATAACATCTTAAATCCAAGTTATAAGAAAGAGCTGGGAAGCAAAAGCACTTTAAATATTACCGAAGACTCTTTAATTTTAAGAGAATTCAAAAAAGGTGTGGGCTTCTCCTTTAACATAGGATATACGTTTTAA
- a CDS encoding response regulator transcription factor — MKKKHRKILLVDDEPDILEIVGYNLSEEGYQIFTASNGKEAVAIAKKEIPDLIIMDVMMPEMDGMEACENIRKIPELSNVLITFLTARSEDYSQVAGFDAGADDYITKPIKPKVLVSKVKALLRRLNDKEHNIDTLNVGGIEINREEYKIVKDNIEIVLPRKEFELFYLLASKPGKVFKRDEILDRVWGNEVVVGGRTIDVHIRKLREKIGEELFKTIKGVGYKFEV, encoded by the coding sequence ATGAAGAAAAAACACAGGAAGATTCTATTAGTAGACGACGAACCGGATATCTTAGAAATTGTAGGGTACAACCTCTCTGAGGAAGGATACCAGATCTTTACGGCGAGCAACGGGAAAGAAGCTGTAGCTATAGCTAAAAAAGAAATTCCAGACCTTATTATAATGGATGTTATGATGCCAGAAATGGACGGAATGGAGGCTTGTGAAAATATTCGTAAAATCCCAGAACTTAGCAATGTCCTTATTACGTTCTTGACTGCCAGAAGTGAAGATTACTCCCAAGTTGCCGGTTTTGATGCTGGTGCTGATGATTATATTACAAAACCGATTAAGCCAAAAGTATTAGTAAGTAAAGTAAAAGCGTTGCTTCGTCGTTTAAATGATAAGGAACATAATATTGATACACTTAATGTCGGTGGCATCGAAATTAATAGAGAGGAGTATAAAATTGTCAAAGATAATATCGAGATCGTACTACCTAGAAAGGAATTTGAGTTGTTCTATTTGTTAGCTTCAAAGCCAGGTAAAGTTTTTAAAAGAGATGAAATTCTAGATAGGGTTTGGGGTAATGAAGTAGTTGTAGGCGGCAGAACAATCGATGTGCACATCAGAAAATTACGCGAAAAAATTGGTGAAGAATTATTCAAAACAATAAAAGGGGTGGGCTATAAGTTTGAAGTATAG
- a CDS encoding sensor histidine kinase yields the protein MNINFKKTYRFAIKSALYITLFSTGLVGFLTHLFFTFSYQFCFTFGLSIATFSFIVIQYRVERFIYKKVKKIYDDVALLESSTFVNQPITTDMATLTREVKKFATDKKLEIETLKVREAYRREFLGNVSHELKTPLFMVQGYLSTLLDGAMSDKTIRKKYLERAEKGVERLIYIVQDLDMISKLEIGELNLEITTFDIVKLIENVFDLLEMKASKKDILLMFDMKYSSPIMVVGDQEKIQQVVMNLVVNSIKYGKVNGSTEVSIEDLTDNKVIVRVTDNGDGIVKKNISRLFERFYRVDKSGARTEGGSGLGLAIVKHIIEAHEEKIYVDSTFGVGSEFSFTLERAKYKKK from the coding sequence ATGAATATCAATTTTAAAAAAACATATCGATTTGCTATAAAGTCAGCACTGTACATTACTCTTTTTTCTACAGGATTAGTTGGGTTTTTAACGCACTTATTTTTTACTTTCTCGTATCAGTTTTGTTTTACTTTTGGACTTTCTATTGCTACTTTTTCCTTTATTGTTATTCAGTATCGGGTGGAGCGGTTTATCTATAAAAAAGTAAAAAAAATCTATGATGATGTTGCACTGCTAGAATCTAGCACTTTTGTGAATCAGCCCATAACTACGGATATGGCAACACTAACTAGAGAAGTTAAAAAGTTTGCCACCGATAAAAAATTGGAAATTGAAACACTAAAAGTAAGAGAGGCATACAGAAGAGAATTTCTTGGTAATGTTTCTCATGAGCTCAAAACACCTCTTTTTATGGTTCAAGGTTATTTATCTACCTTACTTGATGGAGCGATGAGCGACAAAACAATTCGGAAAAAATACTTAGAACGCGCCGAAAAAGGGGTAGAAAGGCTCATATATATTGTACAAGATTTAGATATGATTTCTAAACTGGAAATAGGAGAGCTAAATTTAGAGATAACAACATTTGATATTGTTAAGCTTATTGAGAATGTCTTTGATTTGCTGGAAATGAAGGCTTCCAAAAAAGATATCTTACTCATGTTTGATATGAAATACAGCAGTCCCATAATGGTTGTAGGTGATCAAGAGAAGATTCAGCAAGTGGTTATGAATCTTGTGGTAAACTCAATTAAGTACGGGAAAGTCAATGGTTCAACTGAAGTAAGTATCGAGGATTTGACTGATAACAAAGTAATCGTTCGTGTGACAGACAACGGTGACGGTATTGTAAAAAAGAATATATCTAGACTGTTTGAACGTTTTTATCGCGTGGATAAAAGTGGCGCAAGGACAGAAGGTGGTTCTGGTTTAGGACTCGCTATTGTAAAGCATATTATTGAAGCACACGAGGAAAAAATTTATGTCGATAGTACATTTGGTGTAGGCTCTGAGTTTTCTTTCACACTTGAAAGAGCTAAATATAAAAAGAAATAA